The stretch of DNA TATAACTGCCCTGGCCATCATTAACAGTCGCATTTTCAACATCTGTGATATTGATCAGGAATTGTTCATTACCTTCAAAGTCTGCATCACCACTAATGGTTACCGTTATTGCTTTGTACGTTTCACCCGGACTAAAAGTAAGGTCGCCTGAAACTCCTGTATAGTCTTCACCTTCTGTTGCCGTAACATCAGCTGATGCGTAATGCAGCGTTACTGCTGTCGTCGGATTTTTATCCAGATAAACATAGAATGTTAGTTCACTTGTACCCGAATTACCTTCATACACATATGCATCGTAAATACGTACCGCCGGAACATCTACATCATCATCAATGATGGTACAGAAACCATATGGATCCGGAATTTGCGCATTAACTGCATTATCCAGGAAAAGATAAAAACCATGATTTCCTTCTGCGTCCACATCACCGACAACAGAAACATCAACGGTTTTAGTTAGCTCACCCGGAGCAAATGTTAATGTACCACTTGCAGCTGCATAGTCTTCTGGGTCGGTTGCTGCATTTTCTTGTGTTTCATAATCTACTGTAATATTTTCTGTTCCGGCTTTATCAAGAGTAACTGTAAATGTTGCTGTAACGGTTCCTGAGTTACCTTCATTTACTTCAATATCTTCTACAGAGAATGCTGGCAATGGTTCGTCATCGTCGGTAATGTACCCAACACCTGTATTATCAGAAATAGTAGCAGGTCCTGTAACGTTACTAAGCGATACAAAATAAGTTTCAACATTTGATTCATCTTCAGCATCACCGTTCACCGAAACGGTAACAGTTTTTGTGGTTTCACCGGCTGCAAAAGTTAACGTACCGTTGCCTGCAGTAAAATCGTCAGGGGCAACAGCGGCATTATCTTGTGTAGTCCAGTCAACTGTTATTGCTTCTTCAGCGGCAGCACTCAGTGTAATTGTAAATACGGCGTCAACAGTACCCGAATTACCTTCAGTTATAGTTACATCATCTATAGTAAAATTCGGAAGAGGAGCGTCGTCATCATCGATAGTCACAAATCCTTGGCTATCTGAAATTGTGGCTCCACCTGTTGCGTTGGTGAGATTGACCGTGAAAGACTCATTGCCTTCATCCTCTTCATCGCCGTTAACTGTTAGGGATACTGTTTTACTGCTTTCTCCCGGAGCAAAAGTAATAGTTCCGTTAGCTGCAACGTAATCATCAGGCTCTGTAGCCGTATTATCCTGAGTAGCCCAATCAACAGTAATTGTTTCTGAAGAAATTGTCGACAAACTTATCGTAATAGTTGCCGTTACGGTACCTGTATTTCCTTCAGAAACCGAAGTGTTATCAAGCGTTATTACTGGAGTTTCATCATTATCATTGATAGTTCCTTCGCCCTGTGCATTAACAATCGTTGCATTAACAGGATTGGTAAGGTTTACTAAGAAAGATTCCGATGTTTCATCAATTTCATCTTCTAAAATAGACACCGTAAAGGTTTGGGTGGTATTGGCCGAACCAGCAGGAAATGTTATGGTTCCGGAGGTTTCCGTATAATCGTCACCGGCAATTGCAGAACTATTGGCTGTTGCATAATCAACCGTCACTTCCTGATCTGTTTCACCATTAAACTGCACGGTGAATGTTATTGTTCCATCATCTTCATCGGCACTTGCATCCAAAATACTCACTGTTGGAGCTCCATCGTCATCTAAAATAACGTAAGAGCCTTGGTTATTTGGTAGGTTTGCATTTGTTGGATTACTGAAGTCGATCATAAAGTTCTCATTAGTTTCATCGATACCATCATCAGTTAAAGCAACCGTAATTGTTTTTGAAGTTTCGCCAGGGGCAAATGTTACTGTTCCAGAGGCAGCTGTAAAGTCTGTACCTGATGTTGCTGTTCCGGAAGCCGTCGCATAATCAACGGTAACTGTTTCGGTAGAAGCTTTAGTTAATGAAACTGTAACAGAGGCATCTCCTATTGCTTCATTAAAGGATGTTTCGGTAAAACTAATATTAGGTAACTCAACTTCCTGGTCATTATCCAGAATAGTTCCTTGTCCTTCCGCATCACTAATTGTGGCATTAGTTGCATTAGAAAGATTTACCAGAAATGTTTCCGTACTTTCCGTTTCACTGTCGTCAGTAATTGGAACATCAAGTGTTAACGATGTTTCTCCCGCAGGAAATGTTAATGTCCCTGTTCCTTCCGTATAATCGGCACCTGCCGTAGCAGTTCCATTAGCCGTGGCATAATCAACCGTTATACTACTTGAACCAGGAGCATCTAATGAAAGCGTAAATGTAACCTTTCCGTCGGCTTCGTTTGCACTCACATTATTGATGGATATCGCCGGAAGTTCTGTTGCTTCATCATCATTAATAATTACACCTTTGGCCTTATCTCTAATAATTTGTGCATTAACAGCATTGCTTATTGTGATAAAAAAGTCTTCGTCCTCTTCTTTATTTTGGTCCCCAATAATTGGAACCATTAACCATTTGTAGGTTTTTGTAGGGTCAATGGTCAATTTCCCTTTTTTCACTACAAAATCTTCATCTCCAGTTGCTGACCCACCAGAAACCTCATACTCAAATGTTATTGGATGGTCACTACAGTCCTTCAATTCAACCATAAAATAAGCATTTTTCTGTCCTGAGTTTCCTTCTGTTATTGATGTATCCCTGATTCTCATCTCAGGTAAAGGATCATCATCTTCGATTGTACCTTTGCCTTTGTCTTTACAAATTGTGGCATTTTTAGCTCCAGACAAGTGGATAAAAAACTCATGGTTTTCTTCATAAGTCTTGTCCCCTTTTATCGTTACATCTATGGTTTTACTTGTTTCTCCTGGGGCAAAAGTTAACGTACCACTCACTCCTGTAAAATCTTTTGGATCTGTTGCTGCAACTAAAATCGAAGGCGACTGGGCAGACCAGTATCCCACAATTACTGTTTGATTACAGGATTTATCCAACGTAACTTCGAATTTGGCAACTGAGCTGCCGGAGTTTCCTTCTTTAACTGAAATATCATTGATAGAAATACACGGTAATCCTTGCTGCAGGGCTATATTTTTTGAGGTCGGACTTGAAAAGCTGACAGCTATCGATACATAAGGTAACATTAGCAAAAGTATCATGGCGCTACCAATAGTACAAAGCTGGCTTTTATAAGTCGTTAATTTTTTGAATAGGTTTTCTGTAGGAAAACAAAATTGCATTTGTTTTCCACTCAAATAGTAGAGTGAAGCTTTCATAGTAACTCTTGTTTAAGTTTAACTTAAACCCGGCCTATATGAAAAGTATTTTCGAAAATGGTGGAACTAAGTAAGACGACGGGAGCCTTTTTATAAAGTTGGTTTGATACAATTATGTATGGCCTGATTTTCAACTTAAAATTATGCAAAATAAATACATGTAAACAACTTATTTTCAAATAATTAACAATTAAAAAAGATCAAACAAACAAACAATTGTATACTATTTTATCCAATTATTTGCTTTTAAATTTCATTATTAACACTTAAAGTTTGTAAATAAAAACATGTTTAAACAGATAGTTAAACTGCTTACTTACCGCAGATTCTCGAAAAAGCGCTTTTTTACCATTTTTTATTGAACGAAAAAGCAGCCCCAAAAAGAACTGCTTTTTACAAAACAAAACATACAAACGCTTATTTCTTATAGAATAAGGTATAAAAGGATTTTTTTAACATTAGTAGTGCATAAACATAATTTAAGGGTAGACAGATGGTTCCGTCCACCCTTAAACACTTATTTACTCTGCTGACGAAGTACAGTTATAAAACCTTTCTTAAGCTGCATTTTCCCATCATCACCTTGTATTTTGAGAAAATAGAAGTAAGTTCCATCCGGGGCGCCTGCGCCATCCCAATCATTTTTATAGTTTGTTTGCCTGTAAATCTGACGACCGTTTTTGCTCACCACCGTTATTTCATTAGGTATATTTTCAATGCCCTCAAGATAGAATAGGTCATTGATTCCATCTCCATTAGGTGTAAACACATTCGTTGTCTTTTTAGGAGCTTCAACTGAAATTGGTGCTGGAGCTGGATCTGTGGAAGCAGTGATAGTTGGTGAATCATCATCAATAATGGTGATGGTTGCAATTCTGGCCTGATACTCTTGCTCATCTTCCAGCCAATACTTAATAGTAAACGTTTCGACCTCTTCAGGTATAGTATCACCTTTTATCGGAATCAGCAACAATCGATTAGAATTTCCATACTCAAACATTATGGTTAAACCCAACGTTTCATAATAATCATTATCTCTCGTAGCCGTACCATTTGCGGTTTTGAAATTAAACCTGAATGGAGTTCTGGCAGGGTTTTTAAGCATTGCATTTACTTGTATATACCTCCCATTTATATCTCCTTCATTAATGGTAGTATCATTAATTACAAATCCCATCTCAGGATCATCATCAATTATATAATACTCTAATTGTGTTAACGGTAGGGCAACGTTTACAGGATTAGAAAACTGTATAAAGAAACTTTCCCGATTCTCAATAACATCGTCATTTATCAATGGAATCTCAAAAGATTTCACAAAAAAATCTGATGAACCACTTTCAAACTGTATTGTACCAGAAGTTGCTATGTAATCTGTACCGGCTATAGCTGTATTATTTACTGTTGAATAGTTAACCGATATAGGGCTTGTAGCCTTTCCAACCAACCTTACGTAAACAATTTTTTTTTGTGACTCCTCACTCTCAACAACTTCAAAATACAACCGGGGTTTCGGACCATCATTATCTACTATTGTATAGGTAAATACAGTATCGGAAAGCGTTGCATTCACCGGATTTGAAAGTTTAACAATAATAGTTTCGGGAGGTTCAACAACATTATCATCTATTACCTTAACTTGTAACATAGCATTTGAAGTCATTGCCCCTCTATTAAAATATACCGTCCCACTTGAGGATTCAAAATCGACTCCTTCAGTAGCTGTACCAGCTTCTAATTTATAGTCAAATTGAACAATTTCCGTGGAAGGAGCATCCATAGTTAGCTGAAATGAGCCTCCATACTCTTCGGATAAACTGTAATTCTTTGATATTATTTTTGGTGTAGGAAAAGGAAGATGATCATTATCTTTAATTATATATACGGCTTGTACATTTGGAACAGAATCAGAAAAGAACCCTCCCGTATATGGGTAAGGCTGAAATTCATTAAGGTCGAAAGTTGCATTAGTTATATTAGAGAAATTAATACTAAAAACTTCTTCATTTTCTTCAATATTATCATCAATCATAGTTACGATAATAGTTTTTCGCCATTCATATGGTTTAAATACAAGTGTACCACTAGTGGCAGTGTAATCGTCGCCAGCAATAGCAGTCCCATTTTCTGTAGTGAAATCAACAGTTACAGTACGATTAGTTCGATGATCCATTTCTACGTTTAGCCAATAAGGCCCTTTGTTTTCATCGAACTGAACAGCACTTGGAAAAAATTTAAGTTTGGGAGGCTTATTTTCCGGATCATTTTCAGGTATTTCACACAATCCACTATAATCTGCTATTGTTGCATTGACTGGATTAGTTAATTTGAGCGAAAAAAGCTCTTTAGTTTCAAATATTGTGTCATTTATAATTGGAACATCTATGTATTTTATAGTTTCGCCAGGAACAAAAGCTAATGTTCCGGCAACATTGTAATAATCTGAACCAGCTTTAGCTGAACTATCTGCTGTTGAATAATCAACTGAAACTGTTAAAGAGCTTTGGCTATAAATTCCTACTGTAAATCTTGCAGTTCCACTGTTTTCCTCCTTAACTATGTTATTAACATAAAATCGAACATTTGAATCTGTATTATCGTCATCCTGAATAACACCTCTAGCCGTATTCCGTCCAATTGTTGCATGATCTGCAGCAGAAATTGTCACAAAAAAATCTTCATGACTTTCTTTAACTGTATCAGAGTTAACATTAACAACAATCCACTTGTATGTTTTATTTGCAGGAAGAGTTAAGGTTCCGTTTATAGCATCATAATCATCGTTAGAAATGGCTGTTCCGGGAGATGTTGCACAATGGAATTTGATCGGATAATCTGTGCAATGTCCTTTTAACTTCACCAGAAAATACATTTTTACATCTCCCTGATTACCCTCTACTACTGTAGTATCAAGTATATTTAACTTAGGGGGCGCATCATCATTAATAATTGTGCAAGTCCCTCTCTTCTTGCAAACAATAACTCCCTGTCCTGGAGAAATTACACAATTAAAGCTTTGATCAGGTTCAAATTCAGGATCTCCGACAATAGAGACAGGTATATATTTAACGGTTTCACCAGGTTGAAATGTTACTGAACCTGCAATATTATCATAAGGAAGTGTTGCAGTGTAATCTGAGGGCCTAACAGCTCCATTAACATCATTTGTAGATTTTTCAAACCAATATACAATTCTGTTTGAGTCAGCAGAAGGAACATCTAAGGTTACCTTGAAGTAAATTGTTTTTTTTCCTGTGTTTCCTTCAATTACTGAAGTATCATGTATAGATACACATGCTAAAGCCACTTTTCTGGGAGGAATAATTTCTTTAGCAGATAGAAAAGATATTATGCATGTCTGTATTATTAGACTAATTATACAGCCCATTATTTTAATCAATATATTGAGGCGAAAACATTTACAAATTGTTAGGCCTACGCTAGTGTCAATCATAAACATAATAGTAGATATTAGTAGTTGACAAGTTTAAGGGTAGACAGATGGTTCCGTCCACCCTTAAACACTTATTTACTCTGCTGACGAAGTACAGTTATAAAACCTTTCTTAAGCTGCATTTTCCCATCATCACCTTGTATTTTGAGAAAATAGAAGTAAGTTCCATCCGGGGCGCCTGCGCCATCCCAATCATTTTTATAGTTTGTTTGCCTGTAAATCTGACGACCGTTTTTGCTCACCACCGTTATTTCATTAGGTATATTTTCAATGCCTTCAAGATAGAATAGGTCATTGATTCCATCTCCATTAGGTGTAAACACATTCGTTGTCTTTTTAGGAGCTTCAAATGAAATTGGTGCTGGAGCTGGTTCTGCAGAAGCAGTGAGAGTTGGGGAGTCATCATCAATGATGGTGATGGTTGCTTCATGATAAACATCTTCTCTATATTGATTTTTATACCTTATTTTAAATGTTTCATTCCCTTCCGCTACAAGATCTCCTACAATAGGCAAAGCAAAAACCACAACAGAATCCCTCAATCCAAAAAACCAGTCTGTAGCATAATCATTAGTAGATACCGGATAATAATCTGTTACCTCTCCAGCAGTTTCCGAAACAAGATGGAATTCCATTTTTTGCAAATTATCCGATATAAGATGAGAAGAAGCTGTAATCTTGATTGGAATATACTTGATAGAATCATTTCCCTCCTGAACTGTAACATCATCTATATGATAAATCATTGTAGGATCATCATCCCTTATAAAGATACTCACTGTATCAGGACCTGCATATGCAGCATTAATAGGATTTGAAATAACAATCTTAAAACTTTCAGTAGACTCAATCACATTGTCATTAAGAACATCAACAGCAATTTGGAAGGAAGCCGACTGATCAGGTAAAATAGTTACTGTGCCTGAAGTAGCAACATAATCTATACCGGCAATAGCTGTTCCATCAATGGTATGGTAATCTAAAGTAGCAGAGTAAGAATTTCTGTTTTCCAGATATCCCGAAATAAGAGCTCTCTTATTACCCTCTGGATTAAATCCAGGTCTGAAAACTACGAAATAAGGTTGACCATTAGCCTGGTACTTATCAATGATAATTCCAGTAGCAACAGAATCTTCCAATACTGCATTTATTGGATTGCTTAAATGTACCTGGAATGATTCTGCATCTTCAATTAAATTATCCGATAAAACTTCAAAAATAATGGCCCCTGAGTTGTTTCCTTTACGAATTGTGACCTGACCTGATGCCAACTTCACATCATTAGAGGTTGCAGTTCCCGGGGTTAAAGAATAGTTTAATATTACGTCTTTTGTTGTGGGTTCGCTCAATATAATTTTAAATACTCCGCCAACAGTAGTCTCATGTTCAGTTACTATTTCATCATTAATATTAACTTTCACTTTTTTGAATGGATAATCATCATCCCTAATAACAAGAGTGATCAGATCATCAGGTACTGCTACTGAACCTCCATTGTAATAAAAACTCTTTGTTGAAATCTTAGCATTAATAATATTTGATACTTTAACATAAAATATCTCCTGAGTTTCTCTTACAGCATCATCTATATACGGAATTGTTACTAGCTTTACTGTTTCGCCTGGCAGAAATGTTACTGTTCCTTCCGTTTGAATAAAATCACTTCCGGCAAGTGCAGTTCCGCTGACTGTTTTGAAATCAACTTTTACAGTATCACGTTCAATACGATCCAGATAAAATTCAAAAGTTATACTGTCCGATTCATAGACTTCCATTGCATTTCTATCGCGTACATAATAACTTAAAATTACAGGTCTATATTCATAATCATTGTTCGAAATTCTAACTAATGCAGTGCTATTAGCTAAAACGGCATTAACCGGATTACTTAATTTAACTTTAAAAGCCTCTAAAAATTCATAAGTAGAATCGTCAATAATTGGAACATTAATGTATTTAACTTTCTCTCCCGGAGCAAAGGTTAGTGTACCCGAGGTTATTTCATAATCCATACCTCCAGTAGCAGTACTATCAATAGTTGTATAATCAACTGTTACCGGTAATGATGCTGCTGAAAACAATTCAACTTTAAAAGTAATAGCTGTGTCTTGTTCAGGAGTAGTAACCACCGCATCCGAAATATTTAATCTGAGATCAGTGTCTACATTATCATCATCTTTAATTGTTCCCTTAGCTTTGTTTCTTACAATTGAGGCATTTTCTGCATTACTAATGGTCACATAAAAATCCTCATTGCTTTCTTTTGTGATATCTCCTTTTATATCCAATGAAACCCATTGATAAGTCTTTATCGGAGCAATTGATGTGTTTCCGGAAATTGCTACAAAATCACTACCTGCTTTCGCTGTTCCTGAAGTAATTTCATAATGAAATTTTATTGGATATTCACTACAGTGGCCTTTTAGCTTTACCAAAAAATAGATTCTTTTTTTGCCTTCATTCCCTTCTAAAATGCTTGTATCACGAATCTCCATCTGTGGCGGTACATCATCATTTATAATCGTGCATTTCCCAACTCTCTTACAAAAAGTATGGCTTCCAACGTAGGCTGATAATACCAAATCAAATTCTTGATTTGACTCGTACGTTTTGTCGCCTTTAATGGTAACAGGGATTTTTTTTTCGGTTTCTCCGGGTGCAAAAACTAAAAATTGATGAACAGTCGTATAATCAGTAGGTGAGGTTGCTGTAATGTCACGATTTGATGAATTTTGAGTCCACCAATTTAATTTTATCGTGTCTGTTGACGGCCTATTAAGTGTCACCTTAAAATAAACCGTTTTTGTCCCGGAGTTACCTTCTGTTACGGTAATGTTGTTGATAGATACACAAGGGAGAACGGACTTATCTCTTTTAATTTCCTTCGCACTGATACCCTCACCGATTAGCAATAAAAACATTAAAATTAAAAGTGATTGACCTGATAAAAGGCGTAACCGTGTGATAAAATTGTAAGTAACTGACAATTTTGTTTTTTCAATAGTAGAGTTGATAGCAGACATTTTAGTTTTTTTAAGATAAAACCATATAAATCGACCGGATGTATAGGTAAATGATGAAAAAATGCCGAAACGTTCAGAAAAAATGCTTAGATAGATGCTGCCGAAATAAAAGTTACTAACGGTCTTATACTAAAGTTAGGAAAAATATCATTTATAACAAACTTAGTTACAACAAATTACAAAAAAGCCACACCCACATTGTCGGCATGGCTCTAACTATGATAAAATTTATGTTTTAATAGCGTATGATGGCAAATTCTGTCCGGCGATTTAACTGAAACTCAGCATCACTACATTTTGTTCCGTTTACACAATGGTTTACAGGCTTTGTTTCACCATATCCTTTAGCAGTAATGCGTTTTTGATCTATTCCTTTGGAAACAATGTAAGCCACTGCTGATTCTGCACGCTTCTGACTTAATTGAAGATTATAGCTGTCGGAACCGCGTGAATCGGTATGAGAACCTAACTCGATTACCATTGTCGGATTATCATTCATCACCTGCACCAACCTGTTTAGTTCTTGTGTGGCATCTTTACGAATGCTCCATTTATCGAAGTCGTAATAAATATTATCAAGCCTGATGCCTTTATTTAATTCAATCGAATCAATATTTAAGGCCAGTTTTGCGTACAACGTTTTAGACTCTTCATATCCCTTGGTACTCAAACTGTCTTTGCGACTGGTGATAAAATTTGTTTTTTCTGCTGTTATCGAATAGTCAGTATTTTCATCCAAATTGAAAGCAAATGCTCCGATTTCATTGGTAGAGGCTTTTATATTGGTATTACTGTTTTGATTATACAAGGTTACAACTGCATTGCCAATCGGTTGACCAGTCTTTTTATTGACCACCGTACCTTCTAACCTAAATTTCAAATCTTTTTTAACAAACTGGTAAATATCATCCATACCCTTTCCTCCGGAACGGTTGCTTGATAAATAACCACTTTTACCATCTTCATTAAACACCAGGTTAAAATCATCTTGAGGAGTATTTACAGGATACCCAACATTTTTAGGTGCACTCCATTGGTCAGCTCCAACTTTGTATTGAGTTACATAGACATCAAGGCCTCCCATACCTCCTCTTCCGTTGCTTGCATAATACAGGTAATTGTTGTTGTCGAAGCTTGGAAAACGTTCATTACCTGCTGTATTTAGGGTGGTCATATTGATGGGTTTATCCCATGAACCATCGTTTAAACGCTTGCAATAATACAGGTCTGATTGTCCGGCACCTCCTGGCATGTCGGAAGCAAAATAGAGGAAATTACCATCCGGACTAAAACATGCATCACTTACTGAATATTCTAAAGGTGAATTATAGGCAAATGGCTGTGGATCTGACCAGCTATTGGTAGTTTCATCGTATTTTGAAAAATACAACTCTAATTTGATGGTATAATCCTTACGTTTTTTCTTATCGTCTGTATAGCTTTTACTGTTAGTAATACCGCGTGTGCGCGTAAAGAAGACCTCTTTCCCGTTTTTTGAAAACGTTGCCGGACCATTGTGAAACTCTCCGTTCAAATTACCTGAAAACAATTGTGGCTCTTTCCATCCATTCCCTTCTTTTTCTGCATAGAACAGCTTTAAATAGGGTAAACCTGTCCAACCGTAATAACTTTTTTTAAGGTTATTATTTGCATTGAAGAATAAGAAACGGTTCTCCTTCATGTAATTAGCGTTCAGTATCCTGTCGGAAGTAAACACAATTCCATTTTTATACGGAACCGCGCCCCAGTCGCTTTCTGCTGTATTTAAGGAGGTATCTAAACGAAAAGTAAAGTTCACTGGTTTTAACATCCAGTTATGTGCAGAATCGCAAGACGCAATCAATTTATTGGTATTTGGCAAAGCTTCTGTTCCTGCTTCCTGTTGATATTTCTGATACCACTCTTTTGCTTCGGTATATTTAGAATTATTTCTTAATGCTTCTGCATAATAAAAAACATCTATGGGCTCATGTCCGTCTATTTGAACAACTTTAGCATACCAGCTTTCGGCAAACTGATAATTATTCAATTGACGATAACTTTCGGCTAACCCTTTAGCTGCCAACAACGACTCTTTTTTCTCAAAAGCTTTTTCATATAAAGAAATAGCCTCATTGTAATTAAGTAGCTCTGTTTGACGTTGAGCCTCACGTAACGTAGCCTGTCCGAAAACCTGATGCATGCCAAAGGTTAACAGGATAATGAGCAAGTATATTATTCGATTCCTCATGGTAAATTTAGTTTTGTAGTTCTGTCACTATACAAGACATCACTTATTTTAGAAATAACGAGGCGACAACATTCTGACTTTCTTAGGAATAAAAGAATAGCCCAGCGAAATCTCATGCGTGCCATAATTAAAATCCTTGAACTTATTAAAAGAAAAATCATAAGCATAACCTATTCGTAAACGGTCAGTTGCATAAACCTCTATCAATGCAACAAATGCATCAGTGGTTGATAAATCCTCCTGAAGGTTATTCTTTTTCCATGCATTTATTCCTGTGCGATAAGACGCTCCAAGCCATAATCGTTCACCCAACAATACAAAAGAGTTGAGATCTAAATTAGCCGGCCCTTTTGCCTCATTTTTGAGCATAAATGATGGTTTTAACAATACCATTTTAGAAAGTGGAATTAGCGTTCCTGCTGTTAAATAAAAGTGAGGCATTTTAGTAGGAATCAGAATACT from Solitalea canadensis DSM 3403 encodes:
- a CDS encoding Calx-beta domain-containing protein is translated as MKASLYYLSGKQMQFCFPTENLFKKLTTYKSQLCTIGSAMILLLMLPYVSIAVSFSSPTSKNIALQQGLPCISINDISVKEGNSGSSVAKFEVTLDKSCNQTVIVGYWSAQSPSILVAATDPKDFTGVSGTLTFAPGETSKTIDVTIKGDKTYEENHEFFIHLSGAKNATICKDKGKGTIEDDDPLPEMRIRDTSITEGNSGQKNAYFMVELKDCSDHPITFEYEVSGGSATGDEDFVVKKGKLTIDPTKTYKWLMVPIIGDQNKEEDEDFFITISNAVNAQIIRDKAKGVIINDDEATELPAISINNVSANEADGKVTFTLSLDAPGSSSITVDYATANGTATAGADYTEGTGTLTFPAGETSLTLDVPITDDSETESTETFLVNLSNATNATISDAEGQGTILDNDQEVELPNISFTETSFNEAIGDASVTVSLTKASTETVTVDYATASGTATSGTDFTAASGTVTFAPGETSKTITVALTDDGIDETNENFMIDFSNPTNANLPNNQGSYVILDDDGAPTVSILDASADEDDGTITFTVQFNGETDQEVTVDYATANSSAIAGDDYTETSGTITFPAGSANTTQTFTVSILEDEIDETSESFLVNLTNPVNATIVNAQGEGTINDNDETPVITLDNTSVSEGNTGTVTATITISLSTISSETITVDWATQDNTATEPDDYVAANGTITFAPGESSKTVSLTVNGDEEDEGNESFTVNLTNATGGATISDSQGFVTIDDDDAPLPNFTIDDVTITEGNSGTVDAVFTITLSAAAEEAITVDWTTQDNAAVAPDDFTAGNGTLTFAAGETTKTVTVSVNGDAEDESNVETYFVSLSNVTGPATISDNTGVGYITDDDEPLPAFSVEDIEVNEGNSGTVTATFTVTLDKAGTENITVDYETQENAATDPEDYAAASGTLTFAPGELTKTVDVSVVGDVDAEGNHGFYLFLDNAVNAQIPDPYGFCTIIDDDVDVPAVRIYDAYVYEGNSGTSELTFYVYLDKNPTTAVTLHYASADVTATEGEDYTGVSGDLTFSPGETYKAITVTISGDADFEGNEQFLINITDVENATVNDGQGSYIIYNDDNAVIAYVGDYYFNPEGDSGTKSLTLYVYLNNLPSKAVTLDYELLNGTAVSESDYVAASGTLTYAVNEYFKAIEITINGDESFEPNEFFRIVLSNPENALVGDGEGIITIYDDDAPVQIYMTDGYVNPEGNDGSQTVTVYAYLTQYSDQTVTVDYTTTNGNATSGSDYTAVSGSLTFSPGEYFKPVDIEVLGDQTLESNEVFKVTLSNPTNATIYDVNSVVLIYDDDAIPYFTINNTSGTEGGNATFTIFRNISTGTAAIDYATVNGQATAPADYTSTTGTLTFSDGEYYKTVDVPIATDAVDEPYEYFFMQLSNAETGYVIQDIDGSAYINGGGIDYNYLGVYGTSDYEGDSGTKTFDFTVYLTRSGNNNQVTVNYTGRNISAVSPSDFTAFSGTLTFSPDEYSKTIPVTVTGDNNFEYDETFGITLSSPTNATFIDPSAICNVYNDDNIAVINVYDVTITEGNEGDDKTATVGVYLSPVNSDQTVTVNYETQNGTATSGSDYVATDGTVTFAAGDSYEEFTVTINGDNTFEPDEYLRILLSSPTNAIIADGDSYVKITDNDVTPYLFVSDAAVTEGDDGSPSLTFYVYLNTFTDKVITVDYATEDVTTTSDDYTATDGTLTFDGVTSHMVEVPVNPDLVFEPTEYVNLVLSNQVNANIGDGTGTGTINDDDNTPIANVYDSYVYEGNEGETDMYFSVYLNQYSDQTITIDYATANGTATSASDYTASSGTLTFDPYQTYQYVLVKIQGDATDETNETFNVTLSNPVNVLLGDNEATGTIYDDDAGSSFAPITGNDIQFNSNAPIANVFTPNGDGINDQFKIAGIENEENEVIVMNRQGVQLFKKENYKNDWDANGVEDGTYFYLVKMKDSSGKLQVKKGYVTVVRQLNK
- a CDS encoding Calx-beta domain-containing protein, producing MALACVSIHDTSVIEGNTGKKTIYFKVTLDVPSADSNRIVYWFEKSTNDVNGAVRPSDYTATLPYDNIAGSVTFQPGETVKYIPVSIVGDPEFEPDQSFNCVISPGQGVIVCKKRGTCTIINDDAPPKLNILDTTVVEGNQGDVKMYFLVKLKGHCTDYPIKFHCATSPGTAISNDDYDAINGTLTLPANKTYKWIVVNVNSDTVKESHEDFFVTISAADHATIGRNTARGVIQDDDNTDSNVRFYVNNIVKEENSGTARFTVGIYSQSSLTVSVDYSTADSSAKAGSDYYNVAGTLAFVPGETIKYIDVPIINDTIFETKELFSLKLTNPVNATIADYSGLCEIPENDPENKPPKLKFFPSAVQFDENKGPYWLNVEMDHRTNRTVTVDFTTENGTAIAGDDYTATSGTLVFKPYEWRKTIIVTMIDDNIEENEEVFSINFSNITNATFDLNEFQPYPYTGGFFSDSVPNVQAVYIIKDNDHLPFPTPKIISKNYSLSEEYGGSFQLTMDAPSTEIVQFDYKLEAGTATEGVDFESSSGTVYFNRGAMTSNAMLQVKVIDDNVVEPPETIIVKLSNPVNATLSDTVFTYTIVDNDGPKPRLYFEVVESEESQKKIVYVRLVGKATSPISVNYSTVNNTAIAGTDYIATSGTIQFESGSSDFFVKSFEIPLINDDVIENRESFFIQFSNPVNVALPLTQLEYYIIDDDPEMGFVINDTTINEGDINGRYIQVNAMLKNPARTPFRFNFKTANGTATRDNDYYETLGLTIMFEYGNSNRLLLIPIKGDTIPEEVETFTIKYWLEDEQEYQARIATITIIDDDSPTITASTDPAPAPISVEAPKKTTNVFTPNGDGINDLFYLEGIENIPNEITVVSKNGRQIYRQTNYKNDWDGAGAPDGTYFYFLKIQGDDGKMQLKKGFITVLRQQSK